The DNA sequence ttcctcagggatcggttcttggaccctcctcttctccacatacactacatcactgggtcccatcatacaggcacatggattctcctaccactgctatgctgatgacacacagctctatctcttttcaaccagatgatccaacggtagctgcaaggatctcaggttgcctggcagacatctcgacatggatgaaagaacatcacctccagctcaacctggcaaagactgagcttcttgtctttcctgccgctccaactctacagcatgacatcacgatccagttaggttcatcagcaattaccccatcaacttcggtcagaaatcttggtgtaatctttgatgaccagctgaccttcaaagaccacattgcaaagactgctcgatcttgcaggtttgcactacacaacatcagaaagatcaggccctttctgacagagcatgctgcacaacttcttgtccaggcccttgtcatttctaggctggactactgcaatgctcttctggctggacttccatcaaacacagtcaaacctctacaaatgattcagaatgcggcacgactggtcttcaaggaacccaaaagagcccatgttacacctctctttatctcattgcattggctaccaatcgcagctcgcatcaagttcaagacactgatgcttgctcatagaacaaccacaggctcagcacccgcctacctgcactcactattaagaatctacatcccctccagaagtctgagatctgctagtgagcgacgcctcgtggtaccatcacaaagaggctcaaaatcactctccagaacattctcgttcaccattcctggctggtggaatgatcttcccacccatattcggagtactggatccctggcaatcttcaagcaacagctgaaaactcatctctttcgacactacttgacttcaacctacacataaaaaaaaaaaaaaaaaaatctttctccttacttattccttcccttgctagcttgtacttatttaaacaatgcctgagacttggtgttacaagcacttcctttgtcggattgcctcttcaagatgaatcgcttcatgtgttccccaaattgtaagtcgctttggataaaagcgtctgcaaaatgactaaatgtaaatgtaataaagtcTGAAtcctgcattaatttgagtgatgacagatattatgggagtggcttgatggagcgcagagatgcagataactggatctctaagaaactttaattaatgctgtcacataagaaatttgcttcaaagataaaattagaTCAGTAGATCTggaatctttcaaatcatctcagatgtaataaacgacgtacgaagaacggaCCCCTGAGCTTCTGGGACAATCTCCAGTATTTTACATAGGACTAGTAGTAGGAAGACAAATGGATTTAAGGATTAcaagggagggaaaaaaaaaaaaagccatttgtATGTAATCCatagaaaacaaatcaagtTAAACAAAATGGGTCTAGAGAAACCATGTCAACTGGAGAATAAGATTTGAGCTGCACATAGAATAAAAACATCCATCTTCTGCTTTTCTGGGATTAGGTCATGGTGGCAACAGACCAAGAAGAGCAGCCCATGTGTTATTCATTAATACATGTAGAGACACCGGagaagagatttaaaaaaaaaaaaaacatagtaaaGACACACTACTACTACAGCAACAACTCACTGTGAAAGAAGGATATTTAACTGTGATCAGTGTATAAAATGGCATTGTGGTGCACACTAATTGAAGGGGCAACAGAGCTTAATGTTCAGCAAATCTTATAGTTAAGACGGTTACATACCCTCTTATATTCCTAGTGTTCTCAGCTGCTTAAGCATTTCCACAAACAATTGGTTCTGATTCCCAAATTTAAGACTATACTCAAAATGGAACCATTACAGATCACCTACCATTTTCTTAGCCTAATTTTTCAATATGTTTGCGGTTTCCTTTAGGCCATTGTTCTGGAGAATTCTAGTTGACTAAAACTCTCCAAAAGGACTTGCCTATATTTGGTTCCATCCAGGTTGTCCTTGATGCTAATATGCTTTCCAGTTACTCCTGTGAAATGAATACATGATGCTGTCATCACAGTTATGTGGGGAAACTATATTTGGCTTGTCCCCAATATAGCACTTTCCTTTCAGGCAAGAAAGTTCAAGGTTTTGAaaatctttctcttttttttttttttttttttccttcttacAAATTCATCTCTACACCCCGCAGAATTGATGTATGCTTCTATTTCAGTTATAAAAGCTCAACTGAGCAAAACTCTCAAACTGGAATTAATGATGCCATCGAGCAATTGAACACAGGTGGACTCGAATGAACATTAGGTCTTACCCTGTTAAGGTAATTAGCACAATTGCTCAAGATTAATCACTTCATGCAGTTTACAGTTAAACCAAAAGGCTCGAATTTCAGAAACATGAATTtcagatattaattttaaagttgGCACTAAATGAGGAATCACCATATCTATTTTTTACAGCACCTTAATGATTTTAGTATGAACAATTTAACCACACATgcatcaaaatgtcataacttgATCTTCTGGTAAAACACAAGACTTGCATTTTGTATCGCAAGTATGTTGGCCTTCACCAATCACTGGGCCTGTTTAAACTTGTCACTTAATGCATTTTCTCAGATTAGTTTTGTTATCTGATTTGCCAAAACTGCTCcatttacacttaaaaaaaaaaaaaaaattaaatatatatatatatatatatatatatatatatataaaatgtacatatatgacaaccagatgcatttacacttgtaCAGTTACGGCTGGAATGCATCTCAAACCACTTCTTGAAGccttaaatgtgtttaattttttgcaATCAGTTAGTTAGATGATCAATATATCATGAAGTGCAAATAGGTCCATTTAGTCTGCTTAAACATTGCTCTTTCTTACAATCAACCTCCATCTCaattcagatctgcctccatgCAATAGCTATTCTGCTCATTATTTTGCTGCGTTTCCTGTATTTTGGTGACAAAAACCCAGTAGTTCAGTCATTGCATCACTCAATGCTCACATGAGCCAGTCGCCATCTCCCATTAAAACTGCACCtatcacaaaaatgaaaagacacattgtgattttattttcatttaagcaGCTTAATGTGAAGACTATCTCGAATATGGCACATAGAGAAAAACACTTCATGCTTGGGAATGAGAAAACTCAGCCCAGGACTGAGATCCAGTAGAGGAAATAAGAGGAAATAGATTCATCTGCCTGAAAAAATAGAGACACATTTTagccaaaaaaaattaatcaatcTTAGTCACCTAAAATATTCCTAAGGACCAGGGTGAGAGAAACCCCTGTATGGATTAATCTCATTACTCACACTGAGGGGTGTATGTTGCTCTGGAGACATCTGGTGTGCATGCTTCATTCTTGTACAAGCTTCCCCATGTCACTCACACATTAGCTGAGGTGAAGAACTATCATCACACTTTGATTCGCAAATGAGCTTTTGTTAAAAATCAGCTTATGAGCATCCCGTTTTCATcttcatttctattttttggTCTCTACTGCATTGTTCTGCACTCTCACGGTACTCCACCCTTCTCTCCTCCCAGCATTTCCCAATCCCCATGACTGACATTTGGGATGATCGCTGGATAATGACTTCCAGTGGACtaattgttataatttaatCGTACGCTTTGATGTTTCCTGGGATCTGCTCAGCTAAAAGATGTTAATTAGCATTATCGAAAAGAGGAGAGACAAGGAGGGATTTTACGCTAGATACTCTTCCCACTAGACTTGGTGTGTGTAATCAGAAGGTTAATACAGTATTCTCATACTCCCTAGTGTGCTCCATTAACACCTACGTAGACTAGACTCTTTGACTGGAGCACATATTAATCGACAGTAAGCTTACTGAGTTCAGGTGAAGTTCACTCAGTGGCCATCTTATGTCCTCTGTGGGCTATTTTCTATAGAAGTACATATTCGCCTAAATAGGGAATGACAGAAATCTCCTAAAAATCTTGTTAATATAaagacaaattaataaaatttagcAGCAATCATATGATATATTTAGCTTTTTAGGTCTAATCACACTGTGTTCCAAGATACACTAAATCCACATTTTCAACTAGGCCTCAGTGCATCGATTTAGAAAAATacataatcataaataaacatgatgttaGTTTATGTTGTGGAGAACATTTTATAagtcttgcaaaaaaaaaaaaaaaattcaaagttGGAATTCCAGAGgacaaaataagacatttttgaaGGAGACAACAAAGCTGAGCTTTGACCCTCTCACTCAAAGCTAACATTTTTATATGGTTTTCAACCTCTGATCTTATTTTAGGAGTTCTCTTCCTGATACTCCCTAACTCTGTTCCCATGGTCTGCTCCTTAGGTTCTTCTACCTTGTAAGAGTGGCGGagttttaaggcaaccagcttcagcagattcttgagtttgctcaacttatttttgtgggagattctcaattttatttttgttgtataaacttaaaacgacaagttgagaaaactcaaaaatctgctgaagctggttgccttaaaattttaagttggctcaacttttttttttttttttacagtagtaCCTGCATCAAAACATGTCACAAAAATGATTATTCAGAGTATTTTTCTCACTATTTTTTTATCATAAGAGCATGTTTGAAAGCCACGTGGCCTAGAAAAGCAACTTAGTATCAATACAAATGCCAACTTCAGCCAAAATCCTATTCTTTCCCGTGTGACTTCTTTCTCAGGCATGTAGGCCATGAAGCCCTCAGAACACATCTGGCTTTTGTAATATTCAAACTATTTCTACAGTTGTTTTCTAtaggataaataaaataatttcatcggttataaatgaatgtttattcgGCCTATGCAGCCGAATGGACTGTTCCTGGTTTGATCTCCAAATGACATTGTTCCAGGCCACTGCTCGGCTCTCGAACACCAAAACCACCACAAGAGGGAGCCGTTCACAACAACTGCAGGTGAGAGTCCTTGTTATACATCCAACTCTCCTGTTAGTTAAAACATGCTTAAATTATATCAAGCTTCTCAGCCTATCATTACAGTGCTGCTGAACTGAGCAAAGTCAGCAGTCAGATATGAACTGCAATAAAGAGTTAATTGCAAAAGCAGCATTCAAATCTCTGTGGCTTGGCATCTGTTCTCATTGTTACTGACATACTGTAGCAGTGTACTTGTAAATTTCCCACCAGTTTATGAGCACTTATTCATGCATCTCAGCACAAAGCCGTCCCCATATGCTGTGATTTAAAGGGGGCCGCTGATGGGGAACGAAGCATTGGTGACAACACAAGCACGGCAGGTGGGAATGATGGGAAACCCTAGGCATGTAGATAGATTTATGACTCCAGCTTATGTTTGATTGTAAACATTTCTGTACAGATAACGTGTGTTGAAGTTGCAAGGACTGCGAGACCTGTTGTGTGTTGGTTCCTCTCGCACCTTTTCCCCCCTAATAGTAGAAGGGATCGAATCTCAGGGGACATGTTACCTTGGAAACGGAACCTTACTTATTTATAGAGTcggagaggagagagaaaaagagcaggaacagataagaaaaagaaacctgctgtctttctctctcctccACATCTGGGGGCTGTTTGATCGGTGAGGCACGTCTCTTAAATATTCATATCGAATTCAGCATCTCACACCTCTAGTTCAGTGCCATAGTAACCTCACCCAATGTCTCCCAGGAGTAAAAACAGGCGCATGCATCACACATGCACTCACCCAGCATTAATCGCATTGATCGCTGAATCTATGGGTCCTTTGAAATTTGAGGGCAGTTATTCATTTGACAAGCTTCAGCCTCCACCACACAGAGCATCTTTCCTCCCCTCTAAATCCCAAAGGACTATTTGAAGGCCATCGTGGATTGaggaaagatggatggatgagagTTTATTTCTCACAAGTATAATCGAGAAGACATTTTCCCTCATATTTCTTTGCAAAGTTAGCGTTTTGATATAGCTGATCGAAGTATGTTAAAGGTCATGTCTGTCACATCATCGATTCATAATTCCATGCCTTCTTTTTATGGAGCACTAGAAGTgacatatgaaaataaaatgaaggaatctgttattaatttaagaaaacttaaaaatgtaaataaaaaaataaatcacattttaaatggaaaattattagacatttaaaactatttaatcCATGtcgttaaaataaaatgataaagtaatatatatttttattttttattaaaatatgtgtctaaaataaaatctaacatgcatattttaaaaaaaaacgtttatttaattcatgttttaaaatgtagtttgatAAAAACTATCAAATAGTAAATTCTACATTTTTAGATGCACAATTCTGTTTTCTAGAGTTGAGAAAGGCATattgtaaatgtgtgttttattttgagtgCCCCTTTAGTTATTCATTGTGTGTATGCACTTGTATGCATGTTTGatgcattttttgtttatatacagtGGGAACATGGTTTTGCTCTTTGTTTAGTTTGAGTATTTGTGTACATCTATGAACATTTCATTGGTGATCTGACCTCTTTTAGGGTGTCAGATCACATTTTCCTCTGCATCAGATCGACAGCTCACATCCAGCTTCACACGCAATCACTGGCACGCAAGCTATACTCTAAGGACACACTGAGTAATAGCTTTCTCTCGTATGTATTTgtgggtatatatatatatatatatatatatatatatatatatatatatatatatatatatatatatatatatatatatatatatatatatatataagtgtacACAGTgttgggtagtaactgattacatgtaatttggattatgtaatcagattccaaaaattaagcactcataattaaattatattacatttcaaaatgctcataatcagattactcttacttttttatggattacatgttATTCACCTTTCacatagtaataccagtaaattgccgTAAAATTACCAGAACGACTTTACCGGTAAATTCAAAACTGCGCTGTTCACACAGGCAACAGCATTCCGTCTTTTTTCCGGTAAAGCACCATTCACACATCGGTTTTAAATTACCGGTAAATTATGTGACATCATAAAACGGAAATGACCTCTAACGGCTGCGCCTCACggtgttgtgtttgtaaacatggAGGGGTAAACGCcatcagtgtttttgttgatgttttcagTTTTGTGCCAAATGTTCACGTTCATGCTGCTTCTTTTGGCCCAGAGACATCGCACGACTTCAAACACAGCGCGGAGTAAATGCGTCATCTGCTATGTTATGATTGGCCCAGAGctgttgaattttgaatttcaacGGCTCAGGATTGGCCCGGAGTAGACGTCTTACGTCACCGCGTTCTGAACTCGTACGTGCTCATACCGGTAATTTCCCTTCTGCGTTACAACTTCTCATACCGGTAAATTGCCGGAACGAATTTACCggtatttttgaaaaggtcctgttcacacatgatctctttACGGCAATTTACCGGTAATTTTCCGCAAAagtctgtatgtgtgaaagggcttAATGTCAGCAggttattcataatttattttttcttcttttctctttGAAAGCTTCCTTTCTAAAAATCCTACTCTGTGTGATACCATTAGCTTTGAAAACTTTGGATGCGCAATGTCattgctgtttttatatttactaaTGTTTGTTCATGTAATGAAGGTATTCccacattttctttttcagccAGACTCCTTTGACATGAAAGAGTTAGTCAAAATATCCCTGAAGAAGTTAATGTTTCAATAATTGAATTagacatttgcatgttcacagttGTCTGATTAAGTGTGAAGTAGACATGTGAACAGAGGTGAACACACTGAATATTTCTAgtgttaatgcattttatgatgtTGGTATCAAAGAATGAAATATACTTTATTTCTCTGTGCTTTTTTATATCAATGTGGTACATGTAATCGTAAGTTTAAAACGAGTTAggtaaaatgtaatctaaaagtaatctaaaaagtaTTCAGAAATACTAACTGCAATTATCATCATGTAATCAGTAACGGACTACAGTTTGTattctatatctatctatctatctatctatctatctatctatctatctatctatatatatattagtgctgtcaaatgattaatcacgattaatcgcatccaaaataaaagtttttgtttacataatatatgtgtgtgtactgtgtatatttattatgtatatatataaagacataCACAtatagcatatattttgaaaatatttacatgtatatatttatattaatataaattatattatatataaatatatttaatatataaacgttacatttttcttaaatatatacatgcatgtgtgtgtatttatatatacataataaatgtacacagtgCACGCATatattaagcaaaaaaaaacttttggatgcgattaatcgcaattaatcatttgacatatatgaagagttcagatgcaaaagcctctaaatgccatctgaaattttcatctaaaatgagcatttttatcaggctgctatatttaggttcagtaattttactctaatgccaatgtataggtccttttctatgcaattaaagtgaaataactgaatataaatataggggcctgataaaaatgctcattttagaagaaaatttcagatggcattcagaggcttttgcatctgaactcttcatatatatatacagtggggcaaaaaagtatttagtcagccaccaattgttcaagttctcccacttaaaaagatgagagaggcctgtaattttcatcataggtatacctcaactatgagagacaaaatgagaaaaaaaaatccagaaaatcacattgtaggatttttaaagaatttatttgcaaattatggtggaacataagtatttggtcaataacaaaatttcatctcaatactttgttatatacactttgttggcaatgacagaggtcaaacgttttctgtaagtcttcacacactgttgctggtattttggcccattcctccatgcagatctcctctagagcagtaatgttttggggctgtcgctgggcaacacggactttcaactccctcaaagattttcgatggggttgagatctggagactggctaggccactccaggaccttgaaatgcttcttctgaagccactccttcgttgccaggcggtgtgtttgggatcattgtcatgctgaaagacccagccacgtttcatcttcaatgcccttgctgatggaaggaggttttcactcaaaatctcacgatacatggccccattcattctttcgtttacggatcagtcgtcctggtccctttgcagaaaaacagccccaaagcatgatgtttccacccccatgcttcacagtaggtatggtgttctttggatgcaactcagcattctttctcctccaaacacgacaagttgagtttttaccaaatagttctattttggtttcatctgaccatatgacattctcccaatcctcttctggatcatccaaatgctctctagcaaacttcagacgggccggacatgtactggcttaagcagggagacacgtctggcactgcaggatttgagtccagctctctgcaggtcattcactagctcccctgtgtggttctgggatttttgctcacagttcttgtgatcattttgaccccacggggtgagatcttgcgtggagccccagatcgagggagattatcagtggtcttgtatgtcttccattatCTAATAATTGCTcacacagttgatttcttcacaccaagctgcttacctattgcagattcagtcttcccagcctggtgcaggtctacaattttgtttctggtgtcctttgacagctctttggtcttgtccatggtggagtttggagttggactgtttgaggttgtggacaggtgtcttttatactgataacaagttcaaacagatgccattaatacaggtaacgagtggaggacagaggagcctcttaaagaagaagttacaggtctgtgagccagaaatcttgcttgtttgtaggtgaccaaatacttattttaccgaggaatttaccaattaattctttaaaaatcctacaatgtgattttctggatttttttctcattttgtctctcatagttgaggtatacctatgatgaaaattacaggcctctctcatctttttaagtgggagaacttgcacaactggtggctgactaaatactttttgccccactgtatatatatatatatatatatatatatatatacatacatacagtatatatatgtaatgtatgtgtgtgtatttttctaaatggaaaaaaactcTAATTTAGAGAATAATAGATAGACTAGTGTAGAATAAATGCTGcctaaaaacacaacattacaatgtatattattaaaaattaatattttgttcatattaattcaatataataaaatatatattttattaattaaaatttagaTTATAGTTAACtgtggtatttatttattagtgtaTGTAAAGAATACTACATGATGACGACAAAGTCATTATTCTAAATGTCAAAGTAGGGAAAGCCACCTTAAGTATAAAGGTTTTGATGAACAGTGATTTTTGTGCACAAACATGCACAGCTTTCACATACAGATGTGCGTACAGTAAATGAGATTTAGTGTCTGTAATTCTGGTGCCTTTTTTTCTGTCCCCACCTAAAACTGGCTGTGCTATAGATGCTGTAATGGGCTGTCACATTCAGACCTCATCAGTGCCCTGTAAACACAGCTCCCCACAGTTTCTTTACTTTCCTCATCTCACGCAACAATGCAAAAATACAGCACCCCTCCACCATCATCATAGTCACCATGGAAACCCAAAGGTCTGGGTTGGTGTGTGATGATGTGTGCTGTGCTTTAGGGTTATGATTTGAGGGAAAATTCACTCTTTATATAGCAAAAAGAGTGTAAGATGTCAGAACGGTCTACAGAGATttaactattttacattttccaaGGTAACAATTGTAACACAATACTGTGAAGTGACTGCATATGAATGAGTCTCGAACAGAGATGGGTGGATAATTATTATCAAGGGAGGACCTGAGACTAATGGCATATAATATGCACatcataatgataataatttgcTTTATTGGTCCACAAGGAAAGACAGACAGCTGTCATTCTCATCCATTgcagcacaaaacaaaaagaggaTTCCTTAATACTGATTTTGAAGCAAGTAAAAAGCAGGATTTTGCAAGCAAAGGCAGATAAATGTGGGCGTTTAAAAAGGGAATTTAAGTAGTATTATTGGTGAAGGAGAAGCTGATTTCAGTGAAAATCCAGACGGTGAGAAGATGGGATGTCAATGTGTGATGAAGAATTGAGGTTATTGAACTGTGCTTTTCTACAGTTATCCATCACCCTGGCTCTTCATCGCTGTACCATGGCACAATGCAATAAGGCCTTAATAGCATAAGCAAAAATGTGAAAGTTAAACTGAAGATGTTCGTTTGTTTGTGTACCTGTGAATGAAGTGCAAAATGTATGAAATTCTGTTTTAGTGGCCCAGAgatgtgtgaaaataaatgttagtGTGTGCTAGGCATGTTGTCTGTGTAGGTGTATTGGTTCACAAAAGAAGGGAAAGCTGTGATGGATGCACAATATtcttagtttttgttttctcaaaCCTTAGGAATTGAACTTGATGTATCAAATCTTTTGATAGTGATGGTGAACTGATATACTATTATCATATATATTATAACATATcctatgtgtgtgcgtttttaattttgtgtattCGGCACAAAAATTATGCATATTGTATTGGCAGTAAGCTGTTTGTAATAACTCTGCCATGTCTGTAGGGAATGTCATTATGATTAGACACATGAAGCCACTAATTTGCAGCAGTGTAACAGTTTTCGCTCATTTGTCTAAATACAGAAAATCGAACCATTTGCAAGCTTCAAAATGAACATGATTTCATGCTGTAGATTGTCTAGAACCACCCCCTTCTTCttcagtatttaaaaataatgtccaTATGCATGTAATACAATGTACATAAATCCACATAAACATACACAATTTCTAATAGAAatttcatgaataaatattcaaaaaaatgcAACCTTAAGtattcaaaaaatattcttAATATCAGAAGGTATTACagaaactaaaaacaaaatgaattgaaactgaaaattaaaatataataaaaaatagatatgtaaaaaaaattaaaaataataaaatgacaaaaatagcTTGTTAAAAACACCACGTtaa is a window from the Onychostoma macrolepis isolate SWU-2019 chromosome 03, ASM1243209v1, whole genome shotgun sequence genome containing:
- the LOC131537926 gene encoding uncharacterized protein LOC131537926, whose protein sequence is MKEHHLQLNLAKTELLVFPAAPTLQHDITIQLGSSAITPSTSVRNLGVIFDDQLTFKDHIAKTARSCRFALHNIRKIRPFLTEHAAQLLVQALVISRLDYCNALLAGLPSNTVKPLQMIQNAARLVFKEPKRAHVTPLFISLHWLPIAARIKFKTLMLAHRTTTGSAPAYLHSLLRIYIPSRSLRSASERRLVVPSQRGSKSLSRTFSFTIPGWWNDLPTHIRSTGSLAIFKQQLKTHLFRHYLTSTYT